The Apostichopus japonicus isolate 1M-3 chromosome 10, ASM3797524v1, whole genome shotgun sequence genomic sequence GGGCATGACCGTAAACGGTTTTCACGATTTTCTCGGCGGACTTACTTTGGTTTAGGAGAGGCATTTGGTGTTAGCTGTTGCCTCATAACGTCCACTTTTGAGGCCGGGCTGTCTGGTCGACCCAGATGGGAGCTATTAAGAGTAGAGATTGGATGTCTCCTGAAAGCAGAACTACAAAATGGAAGAGAgatcaaacattaaaaaaaatgtaaaagcaaGAAGGTTTAATGGGTTATACTGCTAGTTGCAAATACAAATGTTTagagagaagaaaatatatacaaacaggCTATGATTAGAGTGGAGTGTTACCATATTTAAGATTCAGAAGCATTGTAACAGCACAATGATTTGTGCAAATAGCACCATACATGAAACAGAGTTCCTGCACCATAAGGAAAATAAAATTCCCAAGACTTTTCTACAACCTTTTTGTGACCATTTCAGGACCAACTTAGTACAAAACCCAAGGTCCAGTTCAACAAAGAAATTGTCGCTCCATGCAGCGCCCAAAGTAGAGACGAAACAatgaaacaaagcaataacataTTTCATTCTTTAATGAAGAACAGACACCAAAGTCATTGATTGTTTTACTTCTTTGACCTTGACTTAACTAAAAACTGGCACAGAAAACTAGCTGTATGAGAGTGCCAAAATTTCgatgaaaatgttaaaattaagTAAAAGACAGGATCATTAACTAAAGAGAGGATCGTAGGAGTAAGCTACAGCTTCCTACATACACAGAGTTCTACCATACTACTGTAACAAAATATCCAATGACTTTTCCAGGCCACAAGAACCCTGATGAAATAACAAAAGGACATGATTTGTGTGAATTGAAGTAAGAGGGTGAACTGAGCGTTACCTTTCAGATGCACGTTTCCTGAGAATACTGGGTCTTGGTGATGCACCACTATTTGGTACAGCTGTTGGAGAGTCACTGGTAGGGTTGGGCCCCACCTGATTCAAGGATCCGGTAACATGGGTCCCATCACCTGTGTGACCTACGGATAAAAAGTTGGTTTCAAATTGATCGGTTTTACTGCAAATATCGGGTGGTGGTTTTTTTCATACATATGTCATTTGTGATGCATCCATGAATAATTCCATTTTGTGCTTTCCTCTAGAGAACAACACTTTCCCATGGAATTACTGTGCACCTCCCTTGCTGCATTCTGGCGTTTTGATTCATTTGTTTCGGTGTCATGTAGTTTAGAATCACAGATAAAACCTGCAGTTCAGAGTGGAGAATTTTATAGTGCCATTAAATGTTACAtcggtcaatccatgccaaatcaacagaggCCTCCACGTTGACCCTCTCCGAATCGCCTGAAATttatatggtgtcttgccacatGTCTCAAGGGATGGAACTGGTTAAAAACCTGGGTTGCTAGGATACAGCCatgcctagcaaccaaatccaggttttttttttgagtaaggACAGttggacaaggatcctatgaaattaaaactcaaacatgcatTTGTTTGTGAATATAGAacacactcaaagtagggccataaatctcattttctgccattttaatcattgttacgaaaaattgagaccgtaCATTTTCCTCAAGATTAGCTAAATTAGAAGACTGTTCACATGTCTTCCACgatatctgcaatatcagacataaaatactttacatacaATTTCAGGCAATTCTAAGAAGGTCGTCATGGAATCGACCCAAatatctgttgatttggcatggattgaccaaCATACATATTTGGCTTACCCAGTgctgtttaattgttttttcttgGCCATTGCATTGAAAATTCTACGTTGtctttaatttattaacaaataaTAGCGCTATAATATGTCAAAAAGCAACATACTCTTGCTTATATTCCTTTTGAATCGTCTTCACTGttgttaaaacataaataaacaatttaaacaatttttttttggaataaaaaaaaatttaaaaaatgaaatctATTGGATTGgagaatattttctttcttaacaATGTTAATGCATGACACTCatgaaaagagagaagaaaatgaCCTAATTTACCATCGGCAGCGGTCTGGACGCCAGTCGCCAAGCCCATCGTCATTGGATCAATCATCATGGCAAGAGGGTAACGAATGGACGTTGCATTAGGATGGCCGGCTACCGTTGATAACGGTGCCGATGTAGTCACGTAAGGATACCTCGGATGGCCATCTGTTTTAtgtcaaaaagaagaagaaaaaaaagtgatttATATGAAAAGTTGGAATTGTCTGCGACAGAGGTAAACTTCATGTGAGTCTACCGTTGATTTAATTCCCTGTAATAGTGAGAGAACTGTTGTGACATCATTCCTACCTAAAAGGAGAGACACTTTTGTTTTGCTCTCAAGGTTTCGGATGGATCTAAACCAGATCTTATAAGACAATACAGTTTGATAAGGCAAgtcaagcaaaaaaaaagaaacaaaaattccCCTGGCATACTGAACTTAACCCACTTGAGTActgaaataattatatatatatattattatttatatttgaatgACTTTTATTTAGTAGCATACCAGACTGCACAAGATTGAAAAATTATTGAGCTAAATGAGCCAAACAAGaccattgtttttggttttgcacattttcttaGGCAATGATTATGACTGACTAGTCTCCATGACAACACAATACTGACTGAAGATCACTGACCTTGGGCACCCCTCATCCCGGAGTTTTGAAGCGGTCCATATTGATAAGGCTGCAGCATCGGATACCCTGGCAAGtgagaagaagagaagaagaactACGTAGAATTTTCACAACTGACTCGGGCCACCATAAACTTtttcatatataaataattacaaCCTATGCCCTTCAGCCActatttaacaattttaaaattatGTGGAGCTTCCATGTGGCCCAACAGTTGGAAGGAGTTATGTGGAGAGTTTTTTTCACTCTGCAAAATGTGAACACAAATTAAAGAAAGgaataaagaaaagaacaacaaaatcaaaatcaaaacacATGAACACAAACAACCAACCAGCTCTAAAATGCTGGAAAAAAAGTTCAAACACATGGGAGCATACCGAAAAGTTCCTGTGCAAAGTTGTATCTGTTATGGGCATGATGAAACGGTTGCTGCGTGGAGATGACCGTGTGAGGCGGAGGTCCGTGCTGCCGGTTGTTGTGACCAGGCCCCGTGGACAAGTTTTGCAAGGTGGGTGGGAGGATGGGAGCTCTGTTGACAGACTGCTGCATCGGCTGAAAGGAATTTGTTGGGGCTGAGGTGGTGTCCGTACCGGTGGAGACTGGAAGCCGTACCCCGCTGGTGATCACTCGGGCGTTACCCCCGTGCTGCAGCTGCTGAGGTGGAGGTTGTGTCTGCTGTTGACGTGGATACACCTTGGCTGTAAAAGAATAGCCACATGGGGTATAACTGTATAATAGGGCGTAGACAGGGGGTCTGCATATGGGGGGCCACATGGGGTATAACACTATAACTGTATACACAGGGCGTAGACAGGGGGGTCTGCTTATGTTGTACGATGAAACAGGGCTTTGGACTTCCCCATTAATCAGAATTTGTGAAAGTCCATCTACAACAAACATTACAAAGTTTATTTGCTTTGAATTCTTGTAAATGTCATTTGTCAGCATAAAAGATTGTTCTCTCATACCTAATACAAGGATATAAATAGAATAAACAGAAACTGAAACAAAGGTACCACAGATATATCGTTTTTAACAGATTTGTCAGGATATGATATCAATTTggaaatttccattttttttaacagttcCATTGTATATATAAGTGAGTCATGGCAAAAACTTGTAGCTCCATTTGTAGCTCCAAAGTTCTTGCATCCAAATAATAAGAAAACATATAAGCAACACAAGAAATATTGTCAAAAagctaggtttttttttttttggtcttgaGGGTAAGGGATTTCTTCAGATTGCAGGAAGACACAACAGAGAGTTTTCCCTTTTAACCTTTAGTTGTCTAATGTCTGTTGAATCAAGGAATGCCAGACCATTTTTAAGTTCAATGAAAGTTCAGACGTTCAAATCAAGGACAGACGTATTCCTTAGACTGCTTCTTCATCAATATGTAGGAAATCAACCATACTCTGAGAATCTACTCAAGCAGTGCCAGGGAGTGATCAAACATTTTCTGATAACAAGGATGATCATTTGAATTTGCAAAATGTACACAGGGTCAGAAGGAAACCCTACAAAACCAAACTACTAAGTTGATCTACAGTGTAGGTCATGAACCTAACAAATAAGGGCAAGCcagccatgggggggggggggggcatcaaaAGTTGAAACCCAGTTGACAGGGAGAAGACCATCCTTTTACAACTTTGTTAAATGCTATTTGACTTGATTTGCTGGCACTTATTCAATGATTTACCACACTAATCTAGCAGCTCAAGGTATGTGGGACTTCAAATCGATGCTCGGGTTCACCTCGGCCTCTGGATATTTAAAAGGTTCTGTGGATGGCCACCCTCGTACGTACTAGAACCATCGTTCTttaaattcccccccccccccccgaaaaaattTTAAATCCACAGAACTCACCGACTGGTATTGTGGCAGAGGATATGATGTTAGTAGTCACTGGAATAGCATTTGGTGTTTGCTGACGAACTGAGACAGGAGGTGTGTTGGCAGACACTAGGATGGCTGAAGACAAAAGATCATGAAatagcattattattattccatgCAGACTTACCGTATTAATACAATCAGCAGTAAGCAATCAATAGAAAGTGCAGAACCAGACTGCCCTGATGAAAGACACACAATATCCTGGAATGTTCTCTCATTATTCAGAAGGTTTTCTTCTGTAGTAACCttgacaataaataaataaatttcataTCACTTTCTGAAGGTGGTCTAAGATGACCTGCATTCTGGGTTAAGACCATCAAGTGAGAACCAATTTATTTATGGTAAGTAACAGTAAACATTGCCGCTACGGGCTGATCTGGCTCGTTTACAAAGCTTCAGAACCTCTTCCACACGGTAGCTCTCCAAATGACAATTCACATCTACGAAAAGTACTGTAAGGAACCAACAATTACACTCCGGAATCTACAAGTAAGTAAGTTAATGCCCACCTGCTGCTGATGAAGGCACCCCAGAGGGTGCAACACTGCTGACGGTGTGTGCACGGATGTGAGGTTTGGCCGTGGGCACCACCATGCTTGGAGACACGGTCATCCTGGTCTTCTGAGGTGAAGGCTGAAGCAGAGAATGTCTCGTAGATGACAAACCTATGACTCCACCACCTCCTCCCTGCGGTTGCTGCTGCGGTTGCTGCTGCGGTTGCTGTTGTTGCCAAGAAGGCTGCTCTCCCGGTCTTAAAACTTCATGCCGGATGTCGGCTTTTAGCGACATTTTCTTTTCGGGTCTGTACACTCTTTGGACATCCCCTTCTCGATCTCCTTTGGTAGTCAACTCCACTTTCTTACTATCCTTTATTCCTCCCGACCTCTCCTTGCTTTCGATGCTCCGAACGTCTTTGGCATTCTGAGTGGGATCGGTGAGTTCCATTTTTATGGGTTCTGTCTTGGTTTTCGATCCCTGATCGCTATGTGCCGTCTTACTATCCTTGACGTCCCGTCTCGTGTCGACCCTGCCGTCCTTTTTGTCTGGTCTTCCGACCACTTGATCTACCCGGTAAGCTTCGCTCTTGACCTTGTCTTGCTGGTCGGAACAAATCACCATACGGACCTCTACTTTCAAGGGAGGGCCGCCGTCTTGCTTTTGGTTCGAACTTTGACCCTCCTTCAATTGTTGGTGATTAGCGATCATCCCTGAGGGTATCCCAGCTGGACCATCCTGCCTGAGTCCAGCTGGAGGGGGAACTCCTGGTGAATGATATGGATTCTGATGAGTCCCATCAGTCTTAACTTGTAATGTTATTGGTTGAACATGAGGTGATGCTGTCATTGGAAGCTTTGAGTCTGTCGAGATGACGGCTTGTCCGCGAGTTTTTGAAGACGAATTCCCTGATGCACCCAGAGGGGTACTCGTCTGGTAGGGTCCTCTCTTTTGGCCTTTCCTGGATCCACCCAAATTTCTGTTGGTTTTAAGAGAAAAGAAGGGTTTGTTTCTCGAAATCCCAGCAGCAGTATGAGTGTGTGTGAAGTTGGAAGAAAGTTTCGCTTACTTTGCATAATGCAATCCCAGTTCATCAAGCATGCTCTCAAAGATTAAGAAATTTACTCAAAGAtggaaaatttacaaaaaaataaatccaTGACAACCCCAAACAACCATGTTCCCTGACTATGCATGTTGCAAATAGCACAACATTAATCATAGCAAACAAGTTTTGTTTGCCAAGTTTACCAAATATTAAGCCAGCACTGCTTGCTAAACAAAAACCTGGAAAGCCAACAAAGGTTCACTAAAGACAATTGAGCATTCCTTTAcaatttaaatttgttattattgtatGCAATTAACAACAAGGGAGaagaggaaaatttcctcaatgTTTTAATAAAGAACCGAAGGTGGTGTATCTACCTGTTATGGTCAGTATTTGCAGAGGTTTGAGACGGGGCCGGCCCCTGGAGCCTTAATGGTCCCGTCATGACTGCTGAAGGTGCTAAAAGCTTGGCCTGAATCTGGGATGGCCCTGTTGGCTGTTGGttgataaaaaagtaaaaaccatTAGTACTTTATCGCATCTTGGAAAATAGAGAAACTTGCCAAAAGTTCCAAGTAGAGTTTTCCAAGGTCATGATAGGTTAAAAAATAAGTGTATTTTCAAACCATTCCTGAAAATGTCTACTTTTTAATTTAATGGAAGATCTGTTTTTACAGAAAATCTGTattatcaaacaaaacaaaaaaagatattCATACTTGTATCTATCTCTAACAATTACGCTGGCCCAAACAACATATGCAACATTAATGATTTGACTCCTTAAAGTCTTGTAGGGTTTGTGGGTggtttggggtggggtggggtaaggGAGGTGGTGACAATGGGATGGCAGTGAAGACAAGAGGCAGAACTATAGCATTTTGCTTGCTATACTGCCAGTGAGTT encodes the following:
- the LOC139974881 gene encoding uncharacterized protein isoform X2, which translates into the protein MSSSSLPQGSTPAINLSAQTISVCSDKKAPAPHMETSVVHQTGDSGDTAKTVGPKVTVEMIPKVADIKIQPNLQNASSVMSNPKTAKHSAMPATVAAKQPPESLAAAAPPPPPSGNSGASMPHHIGLGGLLQPQLLPSTTKIAGIAPAQVTTRGSHITTVKPGLPAAATTIMRSSLSGLAALPGKETVLSPVYMYQQQPTGPSQIQAKLLAPSAVMTGPLRLQGPAPSQTSANTDHNRNLGGSRKGQKRGPYQTSTPLGASGNSSSKTRGQAVISTDSKLPMTASPHVQPITLQVKTDGTHQNPYHSPGVPPPAGLRQDGPAGIPSGMIANHQQLKEGQSSNQKQDGGPPLKVEVRMVICSDQQDKVKSEAYRVDQVVGRPDKKDGRVDTRRDVKDSKTAHSDQGSKTKTEPIKMELTDPTQNAKDVRSIESKERSGGIKDSKKVELTTKGDREGDVQRVYRPEKKMSLKADIRHEVLRPGEQPSWQQQQPQQQPQQQPQGGGGGVIGLSSTRHSLLQPSPQKTRMTVSPSMVVPTAKPHIRAHTVSSVAPSGVPSSAAAILVSANTPPVSVRQQTPNAIPVTTNIISSATIPVAKVYPRQQQTQPPPQQLQHGGNARVITSGVRLPVSTGTDTTSAPTNSFQPMQQSVNRAPILPPTLQNLSTGPGHNNRQHGPPPHTVISTQQPFHHAHNRYNFAQELFGYPMLQPYQYGPLQNSGMRGAQDGHPRYPYVTTSAPLSTVAGHPNATSIRYPLAMMIDPMTMGLATGVQTAADGHTGDGTHVTGSLNQVGPNPTSDSPTAVPNSGASPRPSILRKRASESSAFRRHPISTLNSSHLGRPDSPASKVDVMRQQLTPNASPKPNFKRGLNFNKLESDSLPNSQQSAESNASETSTDTAPSSVGSVKIKPDPDGPSNEGTQNSNSNDALPIPSQLVEEGTPSPRKKQRKQDLKLKFYSVDTATSIIIKPWAATEHPDIMQDPSTDEEVETKPRVSYKSVKKYRRAMKGRHRPGKQLNAASGATSEWSKTEHMKVVHYVKRTCPRLMDAYKSTCSWKPALNHFERYTDVKPKDEKKVSIHEIANQRGIIKKTEGWKIKHISGQFEDLTALEQEIHDEIEDMKRGLGSLQKMEDDTETATVYELVQGSLQRSKYVIDNLGEARTIVMKLLEHKPKVSTILKKHANKRHAKKKNTSP